Proteins from one Falco naumanni isolate bFalNau1 chromosome 10, bFalNau1.pat, whole genome shotgun sequence genomic window:
- the GDF5 gene encoding growth/differentiation factor 5 yields MKILHFLTLLLWHLTWLSLDLVPGALSNSEAGQSNPGSKLGFLKAEGKERNPSARAGTLRTASHGYSTGTSKARTKSSAGQAGALLPKNDESKKVLSRTAATEGKVGHLPSRPSGVRTVTPKVQNLSSKVALKKTGTSSTDTDSFKTKKTKEPVTPRETKETFRHPPITPHEYMLSLYRTLSDAERKGVNGSVKLEAGLANTITSFIDKGQDERAATIRKQKYIFDISALEKDGLLGAELRILRKKPSDTWKSHSSGKTSQVKLFSCSTNRQAATLLDSRTVSITDTPKWEVFDIWKLFRNFKNLVNLCFELETFDRGRAVDLRSVGFNRTGRQVNEKALFLVFGRTKKRDLFFNEIKARSGQDDKTVYEYLFNQRRKRRAPLATRQGKRPTKNLKARCSRKALHVNFKDMGWDDWIIAPLEYEAYHCEGLCEFPLRSHLEPTNHAVIQTLMNSMDPESTPPTCCVPTRLSPISILFIDSANNVVYKQYEDMVVESCGCR; encoded by the exons ATGAAAATCCTGCATTTTCTCACTTTACTGCTTTGGCATTTGACTTGGCTGTCTCTGGATCTAGTTCCTGGAGCGCTGAGTAATTCTGAAGCAGGCCAGAGTAATCCAGGATCTAAACtaggttttttaaaagcagaaggaaaagagaggaatcCCTCAGCACGGGCAGGTACACTGAGGACTGCAAGCCATGGATATAGTACTGGGACCTCAAAGGCTAGGACTAAAAGCAGTGCTGGTCAGGCTGGAGCTCTGCTGCCCAAGAACGATGAATCAAAGAAGGTTCTCTCAAGAACAGCAGCCACAGAGGGCAAGGTAGGACATCTCCCCAGCAGACCTTCTGGAGTAAGGACAGTGACTCCAAAGGTTCAAAATCTTAGCAGCAAGGtggctttgaaaaaaactgGCACAAGCAGTACTGACACTGattctttcaaaaccaaaaagactAAAGAGCCTGTAACCCCGAGGGAAACTAAGGAAACTTTCAGACATCCCCCTATAACGCCACATGAATACATGCTCTCTTTGTACAGGACTCTCtcagatgcagaaagaaaaggtgttaATGGAAGTGTAAAACTGGAGGCTGGGCTTGCCAATACAATAACCAGCTTTATAGACAAAGGACAAG ATGAGAGAGCGGCAActataagaaaacagaaatatatttttgacaTCAGTGCATTAGAAAAAGATGGtttgctgggagcagagcttCGAATATTGAGGAAAAAACCTTCTGATACGTGGAAGTCTCATTCTTCTGGAAAAACTTCCCAAGTGAAATTATTTAGTTGCTCTACAAACAGACAAGCAGCAACACTCCTGGACTCTCGTACTGTCAGTATCACAGATACACCAAAGTGGGAAGTGTTTGACATCTGGAAACTTTTCAGGAACTTTAAAAACTTGGTTAACTTGTGTTTTGAACTGGAAACTTTTGACAGGGGGAGAGCTGTTGATCTCAGGAGTGTGGGATTTAATAGAACAGGAAGACAGGTCAATGAAAAGGCTCTCTTCTTGGTATTTGggaggacaaaaaaaagagacttaTTCTTCAATGAAATCAAAGCTAGGTCTGGCCAAGATGACAAAACTGTTTATGAGTACTTATTCAATCAGAGGCGGAAGAGAAGAGCTCCTCTAGCAACACGGCAAGGGAAGAGGCCCACTAAGAATCTGAAGGCGAGGTGTAGCAGAAAAGCCCTCCATGTGAATTTTAAGGATATGGGCTGGGATGACTGGATAATAGCCCCTCTAGAGTATGAAGCATATCACTGCGAAGGGCTTTGTGAATTCCCCCTACGATCCCATCTGGAGCCCACCAATCATGCAGTTATCCAAACATTAATGAACTCAATGGACCCAGAATCGACACCCCCAACTTGCTGTGTCCCAACCAGGCTGAGTCCTATTAGCATTCTTTTCATTGACTCTGCAAACAACGTGGTCTACAAGCAGTATGAGGACATGGTGGTGGAGTCATGTGGTTGTAGGTAG